A window of the Brassica oleracea var. oleracea cultivar TO1000 chromosome C1, BOL, whole genome shotgun sequence genome harbors these coding sequences:
- the LOC106318335 gene encoding ubiquitin carboxyl-terminal hydrolase 13 isoform X4, which yields MTLMTTPPIDQEDEEMLVPHSDLVEGPEPMEVAQPEAAATTVENPPAEEIPTLKFTWSTQGFTRLNVRKLYSDIFVVGDYKWRILIFPKGNNVDHLSMYLDVADAASLPYGWSRYSQFSLAVVNQMNSKYSIRKETQHQFNARESDWGFTSFMPLSELYDPTRGYLVNDTLQIEAEVAVRKVLDYWSYDSKKETGFVGLKNQGATCYMNSLLQTLYHIPYFRKAVYHMPTTESDAPTASIPLALQSLFYKLQYNDTRVGTKELTKSFGWDTNDSFMQHDVQELNRILSEKLEDKMKGTVVEGTIQKLFEGHHMNYIECINVDYKSTRKESFYDLQLDVKGCKDVYASFDKYVEVERLEGDNKYQAEGHGLQDAKKGVLFIDFPPVLQLQLKRFEYDFMRDTMVKINDRYEFPLQLDLDRENRKYLSPDADKSVRNLYTLHSVLVHSGGVHGGHYYAFIRPTLSDQWYKFDDERVTKEVVNRALEEQYGGEEELPQNNPGVNNPPIKFTKYSNAYMLVYIRESDKDKIICNVDEKDIAEHLQVRLKKEQEEKEDKKKYKAQAHLFTTIKVARDEDITEQIGKSMYFDLVDHEKVRSFRIQKQTPFQQFKEEMAKEFGVPVQLQRYWIWAKRQNHTYRPNRPLLPHEEQQTVGQIREASNKANNAELKLFLEIERGSDESPIPPPDKSPEDILLFFKLYDPENEELRYVGRLMVKSSSKPMDIVGQLNQMAGFAPDEEIELYEEIKFEPCVLCEHLDKKTSFRLSQIENGDIICYQKPISIQENECPYPDVPSFLEYVHNREVVRFRALEKPKEDEFTMELSKLHTYDDVVERLAEKLGLSDSSKIRLTSHNCYSQQPKPQPIKYRGVDLSDMLAHYNQASDILYYEVLDIPLPELQRLKILKVAFHHATKDEVVIHNIRLPKQSTVGDVINELKTKVELSHPDAELRLLEVFYHKIYKIFPSTERIENINDQYWTLRAEEIPEEEKNIGPNDRLIHVYHFTKETVQNQQVQNFGDPFFLVIHEGETLEEIKTRIQKKLRVPDEDFAKWKFASFSMGRPDYLQDTDVVYNRFQRKDVYGAWEQYLGLEHVDNTPKRAYAANQNRHAYEKPMKIYN from the exons ATGACTCTGATGACTACGCCGCCGATAGAT CAAGAGGACGAGGAGATGCTCGTTCCGCATTCTGATTTGGTCGAAGGACCTGAGCCCATGGAAG TTGCTCAGCCTGAGGCTGCTGCCACCACTGTGGAGAATCCCCCAGCCGAGGAGATTCCCACTCTGAAGTTCACGTGGAGCACCCAAGGTTTCACCAGGCTCAACGTTAGGAAGCTTTATTCTGATATATTTGTTGTTGGAGATTATAAATG GAGAATACTGATTTTTCCAAAAGGAAACAATGTCGACCATCTGTCCATGTACTTGGACGTTGCTGACGCTGCGAGTTTGCCTTACGGTTGGAGCAGATATTCACAGTTCAGCCTTGCTGTAGTGAATCAAATGAACAGCAAATATTCCATCAGAAAAG AGACTCAACATCAATTCAATGCAAGAGAAAGCGACTGGGGTTTTACATCATTCATGCCTCTCAGCGAGCTCTATGATCCCACTCGTGGATATTTAGTGAATGATACTCTTCAGATTGAAGCCGAAGTTGCTGTGCGGAAGGTTCTTGATTACTGGTCATATGACTCCAAAAAGGAGACTGGTTTTGTTGGACTTAAGAACCAAGGTGCTACCTGTTACATGAATTCTCTCCTGCAGACGTTATACCACATACCTTACTTCAGAAAG GCTGTTTACCACATGCCAACAACTGAGAGTGATGCACCTACGGCTAGTATCCCGTTGGCGCTCCAGAGCTTGTTTTACAAGCTTCAGTATAATGACACCCGTGTAGGGACAAAGGAGCTGACAAAGTCTTTTGGTTGGGATACAAATGATTCATTCATGCAACATGATGTTCAAGAACTCAACCGAATTCTCTCTGAAAAGCTTGAGGACAAAATGAAG GGAACTGTTGTGGAGGGAACAATACAGAAGCTATTTGAGGGTCACCACATGAATTACATTGAGTGCATTAATGTCGATTACAAATCTACACGTAAAGAATCATTCTATG ACCTCCAGCTTGATGTTAAAGGCTGCAAAGATGTATATGCTTCTTTTGACAAGTATGTTGAAGTTGAACGCCTTGAAGGAGACAACAAATACCAGGCAGAAGGACATGGCTTGCAG GATGCGAAAAAAGGTGTTCTATTCATTGACTTTCCACCCGTACTTCAACTCCAGCTCAAGAGGTTTGAATATGACTTTATGCGAGACACAATGGTGAAG ATAAACGATCGATATGAGTTTCCTCTTCAACTGGATCTCGACAGAGAGAATAGAAAATACCTATCTCCTGATGCTGACAAGAGTGTTCGTAATCTCTACACACTCCATAG TGTCTTAGTCCATAGTGGAGGAGTGCATGGAGGGCACTATTATGCTTTTATTAGGCCAACACTCTCAGATCAATG GTATAAATTTGATGATGAACGCGTGACGAAGGAAGTTGTGAACAGGGCACTGGAAGAGCAATATGGGGGTGAAGAAGAG TTACCGCAAAATAATCCTGGTGTCAATAATCCACCTATTAAATTCACAAAATATTCCAACGCATACATGCTTGTTTATATCCGTGAAAGCGATAAGGATAAAATAATATGCAACGTTGATGAAAAAGACATCGCAGAACATTTACAG GTGAGGCTGAAAAAAGAACAAGAAGAAAAGGAAGATAAAAAAAAATACAAGGCTCAAGCTCACCTTTTCACGACAATCAAG GTCGCAAGAGATGAAGACATCACCGAGCAAATTGGAAAGAGTATGTATTTTGATCTTGTTGATCATGAAAAAGTTCGGAGTTTTCGAATCCAGAAACAGACTCCCTTCCAACAATTTAAG GAAGAGATGGCCAAAGAATTTGGTGTCCCGGTTCAGCTTCAGCGGTACTGGATTTGGGCAAAGCGGCAAAACCATACTTATCGTCCCAACCGTCCCCTATTACCTCATGAAGAACAACAGACG GTTGGACAAATAAGAGAGGCATCTAACAAGGCAAACAATGCTGAACTAAAGCTGTTTTTGGAAATAGAGCGTGGATCG GATGAGAGTCCTATTCCTCCCCCAGACAAGTCACCTGAAGACATTCTCCTTTTCTTTAAGCTCTATGACCCTGAGAATGAAGAACTGAG ATATGTTGGCAGGCTCATGGTGAAAAGTTCCAGTAAGCCCATGGATATAGTAGGGCAATTGAATCAAATGGCTGGCTTTGCTCCTGACGAGGAAATAGAACTTTATGAG GAAATAAAGTTTGAACCTTGTGTACTGTGCGAACATCTAGATAAGAAGACTTCTTTCAGACTATCTCAA ATTGAAAATGGAGATATCATTTGCTATCAGAAACCTATTTCTATCCAGGAGAATGAATGTCCATACCCGGATGTGCCATCGTTTTTGGAGTACGTACATAATCGAGAG GTGGTGCGTTTTCGTGCTTTGGAGAAACCAAAAGAAGATGAGTTTACTATGGAGTT GTCAAAGCTGCATACGTATGATGATGTTGTGGAAAGATTGGCTGAGAAACTTGGCCTTTCTGATTCATCGAAAATTAGGCTTACTTCTCACAATTGCTACTCCCAGCAACCCAAGCCCCAGCCTATCAAATACCGTGGAGTAGACCTTTCAGATATGTTAGCTCATTATAATCAG GCGTCTGACATTTTGTATTATGAAGTTCTGGACATTCCTCTTCCTGAACTGCAACGTCTTAAGATTCTAAAAGTAGCTTTCCATCATGCCACAAAGGACGAA GTGGTAATCCACAATATCAGACTGCCTAAGCAGAGTACTGTCGGAGATGTTATTAACGAACTTAAAACAAAG GTGGAGCTTTCACATCCAGATGCAGAACTGAGGTTGCTCGAGGTGTTTTACCACAAGATCTACAAG ATCTTTCCATCTACCGAAAGAATTGAGAATATCAATGACCAGTACTGGACTTTACGAGCAGAGGAG ATACCTGAGGAAGAGAAGAACATTGGCCCCAATGATCGATTAATTCACGTGTACCATTTTACCAAAGAGACCGTACAGAATCAG CAAGTGCAAAATTTCGGAGATCCATTCTTTTTGGTAATACACGAAGGTGAAACTTTAGAAGAAATCAAGACCCGTATCCAAAAGAAACTCCGTGTCCCTGATGAGGACTTTGCCAAG TGGAAGTTTGCTTCATTTTCGATGGGACGACCCGACTACTTGCAGGACACAGATGTCGTTTATAATCGCTTTCAG AGAAAGGATGTATATGGTGCATGGGAGCAGTATCTTGGGTTGGAGCACGTTGATAATACTCCTAAAAGGGCTTATGCTGCAAATCAG AATCGGCACGCATATGAGAAGCCGATGAAAATATACAATTAG